From a region of the Lactuca sativa cultivar Salinas chromosome 4, Lsat_Salinas_v11, whole genome shotgun sequence genome:
- the LOC111887646 gene encoding succinate dehydrogenase subunit 7A, mitochondrial, whose translation MASLLKRDTFAVLRSHHPQAAEVSQLQSRRQLHVEPGAREKALLAKDPALERFKSYRKGASRIRRIGDYLTIAVVAGCCYEIYVRAVTREEARKAASGSA comes from the exons ATGGCTTCCCTGCTCAAACGTGACACCTTTGCTGTCCTTCGTTCTCATCATCCTCAG GCGGCGGAGGTTTCGCAGTTGCAATCTAGACGTCAACTTCATGTCGAACCTGGGGCTCGCGAGAAAGCC CTTTTGGCAAAGGATCCAGCATTAGAGCGCTTCAAATCATATAGAAAAGGTGCCTCACGCATCAGAAGAATTGGAGATTACCTCACTATTGCAGTTGTAGCTG GATGTTGCTATGAGATTTATGTGAGAGCTGTGACACGAGAAGAAGCTCGGAAAGCAGCTTCTGGAAGTGCTTGA